Sequence from the Macaca thibetana thibetana isolate TM-01 chromosome 20, ASM2454274v1, whole genome shotgun sequence genome:
aaaggacttCTTTCTTCCATTTACAGAGTTGTCATAACAGAAAAGGCATGCTCAGACAGGGAAAACATTCAACAAGGTAAATGTTAAGTGCTTTTTTTATAACCTGCTTCATCGTCCTTATGTACTTTAAACAAGAAACCATCTAAAGGCAAACATTTAATATGTTTTCTGAGCTTGGCTCAATCTGCAGATAATTAAGAGCAACACTGCATGCCCAAGGTCACTCGAGCCTGCTGGACAATCCTGGCAGGTGTGGTCAGCGAGAGCTAGTAAGGCTACCCTGCAGGTGACTTTACAGACCCTGGGTGGCCAAATTTACTGTTGTTATGAAAACCCTGCCTAGATTACTTCTGCATCTCAGAAGGTCACCCTCAACCCAGTGGAAAGCAACTGCAATAGTTCACATCTATCATTCTGACAAAAGGACCTTGATCCACTTCAACCATCATGTAGAGAAAACCTCTGGCCCAGCCCTGGCCAGGCCAGGGGGAAGCAAAGATGAACAGTGTGGCTCCAGCCCCGTTCACAGGGAAAGACAGGCTTCTAAGTAGAGCAAGCACTCTCTAATTAGTACTCTATGTAAAGCCTTTATCTGAGTGCTCAGATTAGATGAGGATCAACCCTCAAAATAAAAGGCAGGGCACGCAGGGGTCATGCCACAGGCTAGGAACAGTAACTGTAAAATCTGCATAAGATTTCCTGATCTTCTCTTATCTGGATTGGTTTTTTTTCCCAGCCTGTGTTCCTTAAAATGAATAGAACTGACTGCTTGTCTCCGCTGCAACTGAGCAAACATCTACaggtgcctactgtgtgctgagGACAGAGCCCTGGCACTCGGGCAGAGGAAATGCCACACGTGCCATCTACaggtgcctactgtgtgctgagGACAGACTGTGAAGACAGAGCCCAGGACCTCGGGTGGAGGAAACGGCCCACGTGCCAAATAATGGAACGGTTCCTTCTGCACATTGCCTGGAAGTCACCTGGTGACTCCGGAGCAAACACAGCAAAACAGGGAAAAATCACCCGCTAGTGCTTCTATCGCCCTGGAAGGGCAGGCTGACGCCCCCTTTCTGGAAAAAGCTGCTGGAGAAAGACAGTGACACCGGCTTCACAACCACAGCCACCAACCTAACAGTCCACCTGCACCTCCACACCACCCAGGTGGCTTTTAGACAACCTTTGGCCTTTAATATCACCCCCGCAAGCAGTAACCCAGGGGTCCGAAGCGCATTTCCCTGAGGGGCACGGCCATCAAAGAAAGCCTGTGGCTAGCCCGCGGGGACTCCCGCCTGGAGGGGGCGGGAACAGGTGCAGCCCAGCCCAGGTGGGGCCGGCTCTCCCCTCCGCTGTGCTGGCTCGGAGCTGGGGGTCCCTGGCTCCCACCTCCCAGGGCCCGGAGGGCAGCGGCCGCCTGGCAAGGCGCACCCAGAGGGGCTCCCACTGGACAGGGCCGGGGGCTAGCGGACCCCCAAGCGGGTGGGCGGTGAGGGCGTGTGTCATCCCTGggcagggcggggcggggcccGGGGCTGCTCCAGGTCCACAGGGCAGGACTTATCAGAATCTGTTGCAATCTCACCGAGCCCCGAAGAGGATTTCCGACCCTGCGGAGACGGAAAACGCCCCAAGGAAAGAGTGACACAGTCACCCTTCCCGACGACACCATGCCCCGGGCCGAGTCGCGGGCCAGCGACCGGGCGGGGATCGGGCCTCGCACCCAGGGGGTCCCGCTCCTGCGCCCCCGCCCGTAGGCCAAGCCGCAGCTGCAGCGCCGGGCAGTGCCGGGCTCCGGAGCCCCCAACCAGCGCGTGGCCGGGGATCCCCGACTCGAATGGGGCCCGCAGCCGGGACCCCACGTTCCCGCCCCCAGCACGCGTCGACTGCGGTGACAGCGGGGACCTGGCCGGGCCACACCGCAGCGCACCCCCCGCACACCCCGAGCTCACCCACCTCCGCGCGCCGCTTTCTCCTCAGCTCGCCGCGCCGGCCTTTCTGCGCACGCGCGCGCTGGGCCCCGCCCCCGCCGAGCTCTAGCCCTGTGCCCGCTCCGGAGCGCCCGCGGGCCTCCGGCCTGCCCGGCTCTGGGCATGCGCGCTGGTGGTCGGCGGCTGCTGCGGCGGAAGCAGGGGCCGGCTGAGGACCGGTCCCGCGCGGAGGGGAGGCAACTGCAGTGCGGTCCCGGGGAGACGAGCCAAGGGGGACGGGGGTCGGCAGGGACTTGCCGAGTGCATCGGGGGCCCGGACAGCTGCCTGTCGGAGTCGCCGCCTGGCCAGGTCACGCGTGGATCTGGAACCGCGTGGGCGCGACGTCCCTTCCCGAGCGGGGGGAGAAGGGCTGGAAGGGGGTTCTGGGACGGGCCCTGAGCTGAAGAGCCGTGGCGCCGAAGGTCAGAGACGCGGCGGAGAGAGGGATGGCCGGACAGAGCCCGCAGACGCGGACACAGGCGGCCAAGAAAGATGCGGGATCCGGCAGCAGACGCCGCGGGGCACCCGAACGTGGACGCCCAGCCTGCAGGGGCCAAGGCCACCGCCCTCGCGGGGCTGCAGAAGGCAGGGGACGCCCTGTCCCCCCATGGGGGTCCAAGGCGCCTGCGGTGGCCACAGTCTTTGGGGAGCTCAGCGCGCTCCCTGGCGGGTCGCTGCACGGGTGGGGGTGTGCATCACAGCGGCCCCGGGGATGATCTGAGATCCCCGAGAGGGCCTGGCATCACGAGGAATTCACAGCCTTCCGGGTATCACAGTGCCCCTGGGACAGGGCCGGCAGCCAGGGGGCAGGAGACCATAGGGTCCTCTGGGTGTGCCATATCACCCGCCTCTGTGCGGGGCGGGCTGTCGCTGCGCCGGTCACATCCCCCCCGGGGCCAGACGGGAGGTACAGAGGGAGCTGCCGGCGGGGACGGCGGCGGCCTAGGTGGCGACACGCGCGACGCGAGCAAGGACTCCTGGCAGGCGAAGGCACCGGGTGAACGTGCGCCTGGATGTGGGAGCGGCGCCCGCCCTGCCCAGCCCGCGGGCTCAGGCGGCGCTGCAGCGCCCTCGCCGCTCACGCCGCTGCAGCCTCCGCAGGCGCCGCGTCCACGCGTCCCTCCAGGGAAGCACGAGGCTTCCGCGGGCGGCGCTGAGCCCGGGTCCCCGGCCCCCCGCGCCCCCAGCCGCGGCTCCAGGCCCGCCACCCAGCAGGAGGTAGCGGCGGCCAGGGAGTAGGCGCGGGCAGCCGCAGGCTGCATCCCCGGCGGGCACCCACAGCGCGCTGCTCCCGCGCCGAGCGCGCTCCTCTCCGCTCCGGAACACCGCGAGCACGGCCACCGGGAAGCGCGTCCACGCGCCGCGCGCCTCACCGCGCGCGCCCACCGCTACCTGCACCGCTGCGGGGAGAGTGAGAGGGGGTGGGGTCAGGAGGCGGCGGCCTGCCCGGGGTAGAGGGAGGCATGGGGAGGACACCCGGAGGACAGTACGGGCTGAAGGATCGGGGCCGCCCCCCGTGGGGGACCTGAGGGATGAGGATGGATGGGCCTTGGGGCCCAGCAAGGGTCAAGGCGTTCCAAGAGGAAGCTGGCGGAGGAGGGAAGGTCCGCGGGAGGCCTGAGGGCACCTACCATAGTCCTTCCTGCAGAACTTCTTTAGGCTGATGCGGTAGTTGCCACGGGCAGGTTTGCAGTGCAAGTCACAGTctgggtagagggtgggaggctGACAGACTCCCATCCCCCCCTTTCCCCACCGTCTCCTCCCAGAGCCCCTTCACCCAAAGTCATGCCCGTCTGGGGCCCTGTCCTGTGTCCACTCACCCTGGGGCTGCACAGGGCTGCTGTCCTCAGTGGGTCCAGGGATAGGGGTCtctgcagagagggagggagaatggCCTGCGATGGAGGAGCAGAGAGATCTGCAGGGCTCAGGGAAAAGACGGGACAACAGCAGGGAGCTTGGGTGGCCTTGgcttggtggctgaggcagggcagggtCACTCACTAACACAGGGCGCCACTGGGGAGCGGCTCTGCTGGAAGCCAGGTGCGCAGCGGTTGCAGGTGAGGCCAGTGACGCCATCCTTGCAGGGACATTGGCCTGTGGTCTGGTTGCAGGTCTTGCCAGCAGCACCAACGGGGTGACAGTCGCAGGCTGAGGAGAGGTGGGAAGGGCCTGGTCAGAAGCCTGTCTGGGGATCTGGGAAGCCAGAGGATGAGGGCCCGCAGGTGGCTGGTGGTGGGCTCACCCCTACAAGCCCGACGGTCACTCAGGGCACGGCCAGGGTCTCGATAGAAGCCCTCCCGGCAGTAGTGGCAGTGGCGGCCAGCGGTGTTGTGTCGGCAGTTGAGACAGACACCCCCGCTGCGGCGGCCGGACAGTCGGTACAGCTCCATGTTGAAGCGGCAGCGGCGGGCATGGCCATTGCAGGAGCAAGCTGCAGGGAGAGATGGGTCAGGGGCAGACTGGTTGGGTCCAAGGTCCCCAGGCCACCCTCCAAGGCCTCACCGAGGCAGGCGTGGGATTCCCGGGCAGTGGCCCGCTGCCATGGCCTGTCGCAGTAGAAGGGCTTGCAGCGGCCACAGTCAGGGCCCTCGGTGCCATGCCGACAGTCGCAGATCAGGTGGCCCTGTGTGTCCAGCAGGCACCGTGAGGCATGTCCATTGCACTTGCAGCGCCCGCCCACCTGGAGGTCAGTGGCTGCGTAGGAGTAAGGGACGATGGCCTCCATGTCCCTGGGGTCACCCGCCGCGCTAGGCCTTGTGAGCACTACACGGATGTCGGTGGCGGTCACCCAGTCTTGGAGCACTGGGCTGCTGTCCAGGTCCAGGCCTGGGGGGCTGCTGTCCTGCACGCTGAAGGCCAGAAGGCCGCTGCCATCAGGCTGGGCCTGGGGTGCAGGGAAGCACAGGGCCTCAGGCCCTGGGCCAGCTGGGCCATCGGCAGGGGCAGGCAGACGGCCATAGTCCAGGTCACAGTGGGAGGAGAAGAAGCCCAGAGGGGCCCAGCTGCGGCCATGGTCCTGTGACTTGAGCAGGGCTACGGAGGCTGGGGGAGCTGAGCAGAAGCGCAGGCTCACGAAGACCAGCTCGAAAGCCTTGCCCAGGGGCACCGTGAGAGTCACGTTGAGGGGTGCCCGAGGCAGCCACTCTGAGCGCCAGCACAGAGGGCTGGCCGTGCCCCCTGGGGAAGTCAGGAGGGCGGGGGGGTGTGCCCGTCGCGGGTCGGAGGCGTCGCAGGCCCGAGTGGCCGGCCGCCCGCACGTGCTGGACGCCAGCACCTCGCGGCCCAGGGCGGCGTTCACCAGGCCCGGCACGCAGCCCCGGGGCGCGCCCCCCTCATCGTGGCAAGGGTCGGCGGGCGCCGGCGGCCCAGGGCTCAGGGCGGCGAAGAGCGTGCCTGCCGTCAGCAACAGCCCCCAGGGCCAGCCAGGCATGGCCGGAGCCGCTGCGGGTCAGCCAGCGGCCGGGCCCCAAGACGCTGCCCTCGGGGAGAAGAAGCCCCCTCCGCGGCTCTGCCCACTAGGCCCCGCAATGCCGAGGAACAGGGCCCCCGGGCGGCCTCAGCCCGGCCCAGTGGTGGGAGCAGCGGCGGGCACGCCCCGGGCTCAGCACAGCAGCAGGGATGTTGGCGCGTCCTCCCGCTGGGCCTAGAGCGATGACAGGCGTCGCCCCGGCTCCCGGTGCCTCAGTCCGCGGAGGCCCCACCCGCCGCTCGCACTCACCCACCGAGGGCCGGGCGGAGCAGGTCTCCCGGCCTCCCGGGAAGGACCGTGGGCGGGCGGGGCCTGCGGTGCACGGGCCGCCGCCTCCTCCCGGCTGCAGCGAGGGCGGACGAGCTGTGccaggagggggtggggggcgcAGCAGGCGCAAGCCAGGGCCCAGCCGGGGGCGGGGCTGCTCCGGtcgggaaggagggaggggaggggagggggcctCATCGGCAGAGCTGGAATCAGAAGCAGATTCAGACGCGGGCTGGGCCAGCGGGGAAGGGGGCTGGGAGGCCCTGGAGCCAGGGGAGGGGCCGGGGAGCCAGGAATGCGCTGGCGGGAGGGGTCTGGAGGGGGGCAGCTCAGCCTTCGCAGCCCGTGGAGGACCACCCAGCAGGGTCCTGGGCCCACAGCCAGGCCTTTACTGCTCCTGGGGCTGTGCCACGTGCTGGACGGGGGTCTGGGCCACCTCCTCCCTGAAGCCCATCAGGCAGGCAAGACCCGGGTCTGACAGCAGAAGGCCTGGATGCTCCCTGGGTAGGGAAGCCAAGTAACCACCAGTTGAAGGGTCATCCCCAAAGCAGCATCTACTGGAGTAGAAAGAACCCAGGATTGGGTCAGGTCTAATTTTGAATCCAAACTGCTCCATTTCTGGCTGCATAGCTTGGGGTCCTTTTTCCTCATCCGCCAGACGCCTGTTACTCACGAGGCTCTCTGAAGCTGTGGGATTTGATGAACCCGAAGTAGTATCAGGCCCAAGTCTGGAGCTGCACAGACTGGAGTGTCTCCTGTCTGTGTTGAGGAAGGGGGGCACCCCCGTGGGCCTGAGCTGGGCTAAGACATGAGGCCaccccctcttttcttttctccaccatCGCGATGTGTTCTTGCCTCTGCTTCTCGCCATGTCTTCTCACAAGACTTTCAGGATTAAGCGATTCCTGgccaggaaacaaaagcaaaatcgtCCCATTCCCCAGTGgattcagatgaaaactggaaataaaatcagGTACAACTCCAAAAGGAGACATTGGAGAAGAACCAAGCTGGGTCTGTAAGGAATTACATGAGATGGCACACATATTTGTGCTGTCTGAAGGTCACGATCACATTACCATATCAAACTGAAAATGTCACCACTATCTGGAGAGTTCGACGTGTTTTCCTCTCTGAATCTATTATGAATGCGTTGGTTGGCTGAGTTCAGTAATAAATATGTGAGgcctttcatttcaaaaaaaaagacatgaggcCAGCATCCCCTGCACCAGGCCAGACTCTGATCCCAAAGCTCCCCGGGTCTGCAAGTTTCTAGTTGCATCTCTGCCATGGGCCCAGCTGGCAGAGGACATGGAAGCTggagggtgggatggggtggcTCCTTGGGGTTCAGGGACTTGGTTAGCTGTTGAGGACCTCTCTGCAGGGACAGGGAGTAGGGTTTAATCATGGGAAGGGGC
This genomic interval carries:
- the NTN3 gene encoding netrin-3, which encodes MPGWPWGLLLTAGTLFAALSPGPPAPADPCHDEGGAPRGCVPGLVNAALGREVLASSTCGRPATRACDASDPRRAHPPALLTSPGGTASPLCWRSEWLPRAPLNVTLTVPLGKAFELVFVSLRFCSAPPASVALLKSQDHGRSWAPLGFFSSHCDLDYGRLPAPADGPAGPGPEALCFPAPQAQPDGSGLLAFSVQDSSPPGLDLDSSPVLQDWVTATDIRVVLTRPSAAGDPRDMEAIVPYSYAATDLQVGGRCKCNGHASRCLLDTQGHLICDCRHGTEGPDCGRCKPFYCDRPWQRATARESHACLACSCNGHARRCRFNMELYRLSGRRSGGVCLNCRHNTAGRHCHYCREGFYRDPGRALSDRRACRACDCHPVGAAGKTCNQTTGQCPCKDGVTGLTCNRCAPGFQQSRSPVAPCVKTPIPGPTEDSSPVQPQDCDLHCKPARGNYRISLKKFCRKDYAVQVAVGARGEARGAWTRFPVAVLAVFRSGEERARRGSSALWVPAGDAACGCPRLLPGRRYLLLGGGPGAAAGGAGGRGPGLSAARGSLVLPWRDAWTRRLRRLQRRERRGRCSAA
- the LOC126944790 gene encoding 60S ribosomal protein L39-like, translated to MSSHKTFRIKRFLARKQKQNRPIPQWIQMKTGNKIRYNSKRRHWRRTKLGL